The proteins below come from a single Candidatus Planktophila dulcis genomic window:
- a CDS encoding TIGR00730 family Rossman fold protein, translated as MRIAVFCSSSPTIDSKFIDLAFELGAGIAQSGAELVSGGGHISAMGAISRGARSQGGRTIGIIPQKLVDIEFADHDSDELIVVDSMRTRKAKIEDLSDAFITLPGGLGTLEELFEIWVGRYLKFHDKPVIILDPHGVFQPLHALVEHLENENFVKPGMRDLLHWTTTVEEAVAIAYGKK; from the coding sequence ATGCGCATTGCAGTATTTTGTTCCTCATCACCCACGATTGATAGCAAATTTATCGATTTGGCATTTGAACTTGGCGCTGGCATTGCACAAAGCGGCGCTGAACTCGTATCCGGCGGGGGCCATATCTCTGCAATGGGCGCCATCTCTCGAGGTGCTCGCAGTCAAGGTGGCCGGACAATTGGCATCATTCCTCAGAAACTTGTTGATATTGAATTTGCAGATCACGATAGCGATGAACTCATCGTTGTTGATTCCATGCGCACCCGAAAGGCGAAGATTGAAGATCTATCAGATGCCTTCATAACCCTTCCCGGTGGTCTTGGAACCCTTGAAGAACTCTTTGAGATTTGGGTTGGCCGCTATCTTAAGTTTCACGATAAGCCAGTCATCATTCTTGATCCACATGGTGTATTTCAACCACTTCATGCACTCGTTGAGCATCTTGAAAATGAGAATTTTGTGAAGCCAGGAATGCGCGATCTCTTGCATTGGACTAC
- the dapD gene encoding 2,3,4,5-tetrahydropyridine-2,6-dicarboxylate N-succinyltransferase, which produces MSSLAHGHGIATLAGSTVLDVWFPSPALGALAGTPDATLTSMVGSDEARGVTRELVSIEIDLTVAPKDAKDAYLRLHLLSHRLVKPHGQSLEGIFGLLTNVVWTSAGACAVDGFEATRAKLKAKHGHVSVFSVDKFPRMVDYVIPSGVRIADADRVRLGAYLSSGTTVMHEGFINFNAGTLGTSMVEGRISAGVVVGDGTDVGGGASIMGTLSGGGKEVISIGEKCLLGANSGLGISLGDNCVIEAGTYITAAAKVKLPDGEIVKAGTLSGANNLLFRRNSLTGGLEAVMRTGTWGGLNSVLHAN; this is translated from the coding sequence ATGTCTTCTTTAGCTCATGGCCATGGAATCGCAACACTTGCGGGTTCAACAGTTCTCGATGTGTGGTTTCCATCCCCTGCTTTAGGAGCACTTGCTGGCACACCTGATGCAACCCTGACTTCGATGGTCGGAAGCGATGAAGCGCGCGGTGTCACACGCGAATTAGTCTCAATTGAAATTGATCTCACCGTTGCACCAAAAGATGCAAAAGATGCTTATCTTCGACTTCACCTACTTTCACATCGACTTGTTAAGCCGCATGGTCAATCCCTTGAAGGGATCTTTGGGTTACTGACAAATGTTGTCTGGACATCTGCTGGAGCTTGCGCAGTCGATGGTTTTGAAGCCACACGAGCAAAGCTCAAAGCTAAACATGGACATGTCTCAGTATTCAGTGTCGATAAATTCCCTCGCATGGTTGATTACGTCATTCCTTCCGGGGTTCGTATTGCCGATGCAGACCGCGTTCGACTCGGTGCATACCTTTCCTCTGGTACAACTGTGATGCATGAAGGCTTTATCAACTTCAATGCTGGAACTCTCGGTACTTCAATGGTGGAAGGACGTATTTCAGCAGGAGTGGTTGTTGGGGATGGAACAGATGTTGGTGGCGGTGCATCCATCATGGGCACTCTCAGCGGTGGTGGTAAAGAGGTAATTTCAATCGGTGAGAAGTGTCTTCTCGGTGCTAATTCAGGACTTGGAATCTCACTCGGAGATAACTGCGTTATTGAAGCAGGTACATACATCACAGCTGCAGCAAAGGTGAAGCTGCCTGATGGCGAGATCGTAAAAGCTGGAACTCTCTCTGGTGCTAATAATCTTTTATTCCGTCGTAACTCACTTACTGGTGGACTTGAAGCGGTAATGCGTACCGGCACCTGGGGCGGATTGAACTCAGTTCTTCACGCTAATTGA
- a CDS encoding SpoIID/LytB domain-containing protein, with the protein MYKALLFSLLTFSLIPTAQAETPQSFSFTGAGYGHGVGMSQMGARAHALAGESATTILNFYYKDVVIAPAVDTHTVRVNIGHLLRSVSFVSATPDSLIQIYAGEVVGPTDIAPLATFSTRQKASFRLDASGVITGPVSGKSFTIRWTGPNSVITFSQPGSAVKYRYGQMQMKVVKGAIEVTNSLSIHDEYLWGISEMSSAWPTAALEAQVIASRSYALSKVSVLKPSCDCHVYSHIADQNFVGYSKEAEPKIGALWKAAVTRTNIDSSTSLVILANGKPIQAYYSSSSGGATQTTLDAWGQATSYTQSVADPAGLDPKLNPRFASWKASSTQHLVAAAFLLPDVISLEIISRNSAGAVTYIKGTSSNGSTKLLRGDTFRSRAKIPSPYFQLAQ; encoded by the coding sequence ATGTATAAAGCCCTTCTTTTCTCACTTCTAACTTTTTCTCTCATTCCTACAGCTCAGGCAGAAACGCCGCAATCCTTTTCATTTACTGGTGCGGGCTATGGCCATGGTGTTGGCATGAGCCAGATGGGTGCACGAGCTCATGCACTAGCTGGCGAGAGTGCAACTACCATTCTTAATTTCTACTACAAAGATGTTGTGATTGCTCCAGCAGTTGATACACACACTGTGAGAGTCAATATTGGTCATCTGCTCCGCTCAGTCTCATTTGTCTCGGCAACACCAGATTCACTCATTCAAATCTATGCAGGTGAAGTAGTAGGTCCTACAGATATCGCACCCCTAGCAACTTTTTCTACACGGCAGAAAGCATCCTTCAGGCTCGATGCCAGTGGCGTTATCACTGGGCCAGTATCTGGAAAGAGCTTCACTATTCGATGGACTGGGCCCAATTCGGTCATCACTTTTTCTCAACCGGGCAGTGCTGTGAAGTATCGCTACGGGCAGATGCAGATGAAGGTAGTAAAAGGCGCAATCGAAGTAACTAACTCTCTGAGCATTCATGATGAATATTTATGGGGTATCAGTGAGATGTCATCTGCATGGCCAACAGCAGCACTTGAAGCGCAAGTGATTGCATCTCGCTCCTATGCTTTATCAAAGGTCAGTGTTCTCAAGCCATCGTGTGATTGCCACGTGTATTCACATATCGCAGATCAAAACTTTGTAGGATATTCAAAAGAGGCTGAGCCAAAGATTGGTGCGTTGTGGAAGGCCGCGGTTACTCGTACCAATATTGACTCATCAACTAGTTTGGTAATTCTTGCTAACGGCAAGCCCATACAGGCTTACTACTCATCATCATCTGGTGGCGCTACACAGACAACTCTTGATGCATGGGGACAGGCAACCTCCTATACCCAATCTGTGGCAGATCCAGCTGGCCTTGATCCCAAACTTAATCCTCGATTTGCCTCATGGAAGGCAAGTTCAACACAACATTTAGTTGCAGCAGCATTTCTACTTCCTGATGTTATTTCTCTGGAGATAATCTCACGCAATAGCGCAGGAGCAGTTACCTATATCAAAGGAACAAGCAGTAACGGATCCACAAAGTTACTGCGAGGAGATACCTTCAGAAGCCGTGCGAAGATTCCTTCGCCATATTTTCAGCTAGCGCAATAG
- a CDS encoding ABC transporter ATP-binding protein has translation MISLSDYNHEHSPHSIAVSVKDLGLTYTTSIDKKPTLKARLKTLGRGKKHTRIVRALNDVSIDVHYGTVLGIIGSNGAGKSSLMRVISGIVPPTQGRVEVFGSVSTLLALGVGFNPSMTGRDNVYLGGLAAGMSREEIDASFDSIAEFSELGESIDAPMRTYSSGMYARLAFSVAAVVEPDILIIDEALSTGDAKFKEKSLNRIKELRTADRALILVSHALATIEDICNEVIWLNKGKLMMRGNPSDVIAAYREFVDARKSASSDEDV, from the coding sequence GTGATTTCGCTGTCCGACTATAACCACGAACATTCTCCCCACAGCATCGCTGTCTCGGTGAAAGATCTCGGCCTTACCTACACAACATCTATTGATAAGAAGCCAACTCTGAAAGCTCGTTTAAAAACTCTTGGACGAGGGAAAAAGCACACACGCATTGTCCGCGCACTTAATGATGTTTCAATCGATGTTCATTACGGAACAGTGCTTGGCATTATTGGTTCAAATGGTGCTGGTAAGTCCTCACTTATGCGTGTGATTTCAGGAATTGTTCCACCCACACAAGGCCGCGTGGAAGTGTTTGGAAGTGTCAGCACACTCCTTGCCTTAGGTGTTGGCTTTAATCCTTCAATGACTGGCCGCGATAATGTTTATTTAGGTGGGCTCGCCGCAGGTATGTCTCGTGAGGAAATTGATGCAAGCTTTGATTCCATTGCAGAGTTCTCTGAACTTGGAGAATCAATTGATGCACCAATGCGCACCTATTCATCAGGTATGTATGCGCGTCTAGCTTTTTCTGTAGCTGCTGTGGTTGAACCCGATATTTTGATTATCGATGAGGCGCTCAGCACGGGAGATGCGAAGTTTAAGGAGAAGAGCCTTAATCGCATTAAAGAGTTACGTACTGCAGATCGTGCACTCATCCTTGTTAGCCATGCGCTGGCAACTATTGAAGATATTTGTAATGAAGTGATCTGGCTTAATAAGGGCAAACTCATGATGCGAGGTAATCCATCGGATGTTATTGCCGCCTATCGTGAATTCGTAGATGCAAGAAAGAGCGCGTCATCTGATGAGGATGTATAA
- a CDS encoding ABC transporter permease has translation MEKPVVVYEPFRAGLPPMREYMRSLWSRRTFIAEFSRSELREQNYGSIFGQLWLVLNPLLLSGVYFLLIYVIGGSSDAIRFGHLTASLFLFYLIANSLTGGVKAITSGQRLILNTSFPRIMLPISATVIALFKFIPTLFVFVIIHAVIGLPYSWQMLWAIPILLIALIMALGMAILISCINVYFRDISSMLPYLTRSLLYLSPILYEASSVSDRIRTLEIANPIFYLLDAWSRVIVHAEAPSMNGLLHATAWALFIFLTGTYFFLSRERDFAVRL, from the coding sequence GTGGAGAAACCAGTAGTTGTTTACGAGCCATTCCGCGCGGGATTACCTCCCATGCGCGAGTACATGCGCTCACTCTGGAGCCGGCGCACCTTTATCGCCGAGTTTTCCCGCTCTGAACTTCGTGAGCAGAATTACGGTTCTATCTTCGGTCAGCTCTGGTTAGTTCTTAACCCTCTACTGCTCTCTGGCGTCTATTTCCTTTTGATCTATGTAATCGGAGGAAGTAGCGATGCAATTCGATTTGGCCACCTGACTGCCAGCCTCTTTCTCTTCTATCTCATTGCAAATAGCTTGACTGGGGGAGTGAAGGCAATTACTTCGGGTCAGCGTTTGATTCTCAACACTTCATTTCCTCGCATCATGCTGCCAATTTCTGCAACAGTCATTGCCCTCTTTAAATTTATTCCAACTCTCTTTGTTTTCGTCATCATCCATGCAGTAATCGGACTCCCATATTCATGGCAGATGTTGTGGGCGATACCAATTCTTCTGATTGCGCTCATCATGGCGCTGGGTATGGCTATTTTGATTTCATGCATCAATGTCTACTTCCGTGATATTTCAAGCATGCTTCCATACCTGACTCGAAGCCTTCTCTACTTATCACCGATTCTCTATGAGGCATCCAGTGTTTCTGATCGAATAAGAACTCTTGAGATTGCAAACCCAATCTTCTATTTACTTGATGCTTGGTCACGAGTTATCGTGCATGCCGAGGCACCCTCAATGAATGGCCTCTTACATGCAACCGCCTGGGCTCTCTTTATCTTCTTAACAGGAACTTATTTCTTCCTATCGAGGGAGCGTGATTTCGCTGTCCGACTATAA
- a CDS encoding glycosyltransferase family 2 protein, whose product MATQTPELFGSPHPSISVILPVLNEEAHLEDAVHSILSQDYQGKIEVILAVGPSHDRTLEIAQSISRRDSRVVLVDNPSGRTAAGLNLALNKSQSPVVVRVDGHAQIPNDYLRLIVEILNKTGAVNVGGVMAAVGTTPFERAVAGAMRSPLGVGASRFHTGGEAGVVDTVYLGAFRREALVAIGGFDERFTRAQDWELNFRLREKGGIVYFDPRLHVTYRPRSTVRALAKQYFEYGRWRRVVSRRHSGTINYRYLAPPFALVGFSLSVIAGFFLPILFIPAWIYLLFVLAASVRIASSIREYFLLLAVIPTMHFAWGAGFISSPKTLVPSSE is encoded by the coding sequence ATGGCGACACAGACTCCTGAGTTATTTGGCTCACCACACCCATCCATCAGCGTCATTCTTCCTGTTTTAAATGAAGAGGCACATCTCGAAGATGCAGTGCACTCAATTCTTTCTCAGGATTATCAGGGAAAGATTGAAGTAATTCTTGCAGTTGGACCTTCACATGATCGCACCTTAGAAATTGCTCAATCCATCTCACGCCGAGATTCACGAGTTGTCTTAGTTGATAATCCCAGTGGTCGCACAGCCGCAGGCCTGAATCTTGCGCTCAACAAATCTCAGAGTCCGGTAGTTGTTCGTGTGGATGGACATGCGCAAATTCCAAATGACTATCTCAGACTTATTGTTGAAATTCTGAATAAAACTGGGGCGGTCAACGTCGGTGGAGTCATGGCAGCTGTTGGCACCACACCGTTTGAGCGAGCAGTTGCAGGTGCAATGCGCAGCCCACTTGGAGTAGGCGCATCACGCTTTCACACAGGTGGAGAAGCTGGAGTTGTAGATACTGTCTATCTCGGTGCATTTAGACGAGAAGCACTCGTTGCTATCGGTGGATTCGATGAACGATTTACTCGTGCACAAGATTGGGAACTTAATTTTCGACTGCGTGAAAAAGGAGGCATCGTGTATTTCGATCCTCGCCTTCATGTGACATATCGACCGCGATCAACGGTGAGAGCACTTGCGAAACAATATTTTGAATATGGGCGTTGGCGCCGCGTTGTCTCTCGTCGACATAGCGGGACAATTAATTATCGCTACCTTGCTCCACCTTTTGCACTTGTTGGTTTCTCACTTTCCGTGATTGCAGGATTCTTTCTACCGATTCTCTTTATTCCAGCATGGATTTATCTTCTCTTTGTCCTTGCAGCATCGGTCAGAATTGCATCCTCCATTCGAGAATATTTCCTACTCCTGGCAGTGATTCCGACCATGCACTTCGCATGGGGAGCAGGATTTATCTCATCACCAAAGACTCTCGTCCCTTCATCTGAATAA
- a CDS encoding LCP family protein, translated as MKSSRAIRIITSLSVGVVLIASLSWLGLGQVSGQISRIDVFGSLKDRPEKTSRALNYLVVGSDTREGLTKAQIKALRVGSTAVAAGGRSDTMLLVHISKARDAAFIVSIPRDTLVTIPAHRSQDGTRDIPARPGKINAAFAFGGAPLLIQTIEDKTNLKIDHYVEVSFAGFTGVVDALGGIEVCSKVAINDPKSHLVMAAGTHVLDGIEALKYVRTRDFDGRGDIGRMERQQQFVGAVLRKATSSGVLLNPIKLTRFYNATISTVKMDSSVNKNDLLTLAKQMRNLSSSSVRTLTVPLSDPNGSYPGVGSVVIWDEELSNDLWTRIRGDEVLVETIKPTAKATTNAVIIDKFKSKTAADNPCAPSK; from the coding sequence GTGAAATCATCTCGTGCAATTCGAATTATTACATCACTCTCTGTGGGTGTTGTCCTGATTGCATCCCTTTCATGGCTCGGATTGGGTCAGGTAAGTGGGCAAATTTCACGCATTGATGTCTTCGGTTCACTCAAAGATCGTCCGGAGAAAACCTCGCGCGCCCTCAATTACCTCGTCGTTGGTTCTGACACCCGTGAAGGACTTACTAAAGCGCAGATTAAAGCGCTGCGTGTAGGAAGTACGGCGGTAGCAGCAGGTGGGCGTTCTGACACAATGTTGCTTGTTCATATTTCAAAAGCGCGTGATGCTGCATTTATCGTCTCAATTCCACGTGACACGTTGGTAACAATCCCTGCTCACCGAAGCCAAGATGGGACAAGAGATATCCCGGCTCGTCCTGGAAAAATCAATGCGGCCTTTGCATTTGGTGGCGCACCTCTATTGATTCAAACTATTGAAGATAAAACGAACCTCAAGATTGATCACTATGTTGAAGTCAGCTTTGCTGGCTTTACGGGAGTTGTCGATGCACTGGGTGGCATTGAGGTCTGTTCTAAGGTTGCCATCAACGACCCAAAGAGCCACCTTGTGATGGCTGCAGGCACGCATGTACTCGATGGCATTGAAGCTCTCAAATATGTTCGAACACGTGATTTCGATGGTCGCGGAGATATTGGTCGCATGGAACGTCAACAACAATTTGTGGGCGCAGTGCTTCGCAAGGCAACAAGTAGCGGAGTGCTACTCAACCCAATCAAACTCACTCGGTTCTATAACGCAACCATTTCAACAGTGAAGATGGATTCATCCGTGAATAAGAATGACCTGCTTACACTTGCAAAGCAGATGCGTAATCTCTCATCAAGCAGTGTCCGCACATTGACTGTGCCACTTTCAGATCCCAACGGAAGCTATCCAGGAGTTGGATCTGTAGTGATTTGGGATGAAGAGCTTTCAAATGATTTATGGACTCGTATCCGGGGCGATGAAGTGCTCGTTGAGACGATCAAGCCAACAGCTAAAGCAACCACAAATGCTGTGATCATCGACAAATTTAAGAGTAAAACAGCGGCTGATAATCCATGTGCACCCTCGAAATAG